From the genome of Maribacter algicola, one region includes:
- a CDS encoding phage tail protein: MEGYLAQIILFAGNFAPRNWAFCNGQLLPISSNQALFSLIGTFYGGDGRTTFALPDLRGRVPVSSGTGPGLSNYNLGDKQGSETNTLNINQLPSHNHGVKLPAKSEADTDNPVGNFIAGAGFNGFGTSSDVEMAALPQNNVGGNQSVNNIQPTLALNYIICLQGIFPSRS, from the coding sequence ATGGAAGGATATTTAGCACAAATAATTTTATTCGCCGGTAATTTTGCACCTAGAAACTGGGCTTTTTGTAACGGACAATTGTTGCCCATTTCAAGCAATCAAGCACTTTTTTCTCTTATAGGGACTTTCTATGGAGGTGACGGTAGAACCACTTTTGCATTACCTGATTTAAGAGGGCGGGTGCCTGTTTCTTCAGGAACGGGACCAGGTCTCTCCAATTATAATTTAGGTGACAAACAAGGTTCAGAGACTAATACATTAAATATTAACCAGTTACCGTCGCATAATCACGGAGTAAAATTACCGGCTAAATCTGAGGCGGACACTGATAATCCTGTAGGTAATTTTATTGCAGGGGCTGGATTTAATGGATTTGGTACCTCTTCGGATGTCGAGATGGCTGCGCTTCCCCAAAATAATGTAGGGGGTAATCAATCGGTAAACAATATTCAACCGACTTTGGCTTTGAATTATATAATTTGCTTGCAAGGTATATTTCCTTCTAGGTCTTAA
- a CDS encoding HYR domain-containing protein: MKKILLYYLFSLTFFWSFGQTALGPGDIAFVGVNTDGANNTEDSFAFILLKDIDAATQIIFTDRGWNDGAGFFDAIGDGEFTWTSGSARSAGEVITLNFSNLTPIAAAFTYLGDQLFAIQGSISTPTFIAGMQLNDTPTSNDANWDGAATDNQTSALPDALTTGDTAVRFTPEADNWQFSCSIAGCPLSGTPEQIRAIVHNLANWISNDNTVYPGTVDASLGTPTIGTIDNMPPVITCPADQTLMVDANCNTLVPDYTSMVTATDDVTASPTITQSPPAGSTFNGTGNTVITFTATDEAGNSSTCNMRLSLEDNKAPSPICINGLKVELDATTGLGTIFASDFIASPTVDACGPVTYSISRGGSDIKSPSLTLNCDDEESILVRVWAEDVNGNSDYCETYIQVDKSQFNCPDVSPPVITCPPDVTVEYGASTSFVDTGSATANDDTDANPIVTFSDSFIAACGSTGTITRTWTATDESGKSSNCKQTITIVDKMPPGTTTPPADVIVQCEKDIPLSAELYVLDTSGHNPNGPVSCNYSFPLVVQGIKIADVCVSYITYNGGGFRLDIKYFDESLIPSNDATDVLAKLIRDNVTAMGLSNGGYGWGPEVVEVNGSDGWFEDAFVQSAANKCGIVGNADIEADLLSGAQSCILANLFSPDYFDSFAGVDALNIYDLNGIIPGISIVGIPNDKFLEGETPDTYKILRTWTFTDACGNDSSVSQTITVNSPPTVEIIGNDSYCHDGNGVVLDAGAGFASYLWSPGGQTTQTITALEGSYTVTVTNQEGCSTTSEVFVVTQSELLTCSIVQDELTTDHLTKDGVATVTPYGGMAPFTYLWDNGETTQTATMLTYGMHSVTVTDSNGCETSCQIDIAKELYCWINLVQNVSVRGGNDGAARVNGNGGFRPFTYLWDDGSTAQLNSKLGAGIHYVTITDAIGATSRCSITISEPTGGDCDSFLSSVEQDKLTTDHLTQDGVATVYPKGGTAPFTYLWENGETTQTATRLTYGLRTVTVTDVNGCETVNQIDIAKELYCWINRNGNVSVHGGNDGSATVHGNGGYRPFTFRWDDGTTSQLNTNLNAGTHYVTITDAKGATSRCSITVTEPGQEICDGVDNDGDGEIDEGFDEDGDGIADCYDKCPNGDDTVDQDGDGIPDACDDEVCIKSEMPQTACYETAIWNTDNCRWDIIGKQPEKPKTECFETASWNPNTCSWDITGEQPEMPPVSCYETANWNPNSCTWDITGERPEMPKTECDETAVWDFNSCSWVIVNERPKMPETACYENAVWNADTCSWDIEGEQPEQPQTACYETATWNPDTCSWDVEGEQPLEPQTECYETATWNPNTCTWDVEGSQPEEPQMECYETATWNSDTCSWDIEGEQPGMPETLCYETAIWNQDTCEWDIVQDDDKSCAGGSIDECETAFARSSDENVRTCFLDIPNINGNRWGWTNEFPSIDGVYEMDLYAAAGQCDISKGALVGSVQVVYSGGSVSVTVSTLGGYKMTEAQLYVGSNAIPAKPNNGNLTVAPGDYPYEDNISGDFVTHTFSDVSAGDMDSFHVILHAEVCPVEDVSKYQAPTLELSGYPIPFKEDFTLVVISPREMKSELSLYDGIGKRVQTFGNYYLKKGRNEIGLKTNELPAGMYYIYVTTGSGNQILKVLRKP, translated from the coding sequence ATGAAAAAAATTCTACTCTATTACCTTTTTAGTCTTACGTTTTTCTGGTCTTTTGGACAAACCGCTCTAGGACCAGGTGACATAGCATTTGTTGGTGTAAACACGGATGGTGCTAATAATACGGAGGATAGTTTTGCCTTTATATTATTAAAGGATATCGATGCCGCCACCCAAATTATTTTTACGGACCGTGGCTGGAATGATGGTGCAGGTTTCTTCGATGCGATTGGTGACGGTGAATTTACGTGGACTTCTGGGTCTGCCCGAAGTGCAGGAGAGGTCATCACCTTGAATTTTTCGAATCTTACTCCTATTGCCGCGGCGTTTACCTATTTAGGAGATCAGTTATTCGCCATACAAGGAAGTATTTCAACGCCCACTTTTATTGCGGGAATGCAACTGAACGATACCCCAACAAGCAATGATGCAAATTGGGACGGTGCGGCAACGGATAACCAGACCTCGGCCTTACCAGATGCCCTGACTACGGGTGATACTGCCGTGAGGTTCACTCCTGAAGCTGATAATTGGCAGTTTAGTTGTAGCATAGCGGGTTGCCCCTTGTCCGGTACCCCTGAACAGATTAGGGCCATAGTGCATAACCTGGCCAATTGGATAAGTAATGATAATACAGTGTATCCCGGTACGGTGGATGCTAGTTTGGGTACGCCAACAATAGGAACAATTGATAATATGCCACCGGTGATAACGTGCCCTGCCGACCAAACATTGATGGTGGATGCCAATTGCAATACTCTCGTGCCAGATTACACAAGCATGGTCACGGCAACCGATGATGTTACGGCATCACCTACCATTACGCAAAGCCCTCCTGCGGGATCTACATTCAACGGAACGGGCAACACCGTAATTACCTTTACCGCAACCGATGAAGCAGGTAATTCGTCTACTTGTAACATGCGTCTTTCCCTTGAGGACAATAAAGCTCCCTCTCCTATATGTATCAATGGTCTAAAGGTGGAATTGGATGCTACAACAGGACTTGGGACAATTTTCGCTTCGGATTTTATTGCGTCACCAACAGTTGATGCTTGTGGTCCCGTAACCTATTCAATATCTCGTGGCGGTTCAGACATAAAGTCACCAAGCCTGACCCTAAATTGTGATGATGAAGAATCGATTCTAGTAAGGGTATGGGCAGAAGATGTAAATGGTAATAGCGATTATTGTGAGACATATATTCAAGTTGACAAAAGCCAGTTTAATTGTCCGGATGTAAGCCCCCCAGTCATTACATGTCCGCCAGATGTTACTGTTGAATATGGTGCTTCCACTAGTTTTGTCGACACCGGAAGTGCAACCGCCAACGATGATACGGACGCTAATCCTATTGTCACGTTTTCAGATTCTTTTATTGCAGCTTGTGGTTCAACAGGTACCATTACTAGAACTTGGACTGCAACAGATGAATCTGGAAAAAGTAGTAACTGTAAACAGACCATTACTATAGTAGATAAGATGCCTCCAGGTACGACCACTCCGCCAGCTGATGTAATAGTACAATGCGAAAAGGATATTCCGCTATCGGCAGAATTATATGTTCTGGATACCAGTGGTCATAATCCAAATGGCCCTGTCTCTTGTAATTATTCTTTTCCTTTGGTAGTGCAGGGCATAAAGATTGCAGATGTATGTGTTAGTTATATAACATATAATGGTGGGGGATTTAGGTTAGATATAAAATATTTTGATGAGAGTTTGATTCCATCAAATGATGCCACTGATGTTTTGGCCAAGTTGATAAGAGACAATGTTACCGCAATGGGCCTATCGAACGGAGGTTACGGTTGGGGACCTGAGGTTGTAGAGGTAAACGGTAGTGATGGTTGGTTTGAAGATGCTTTTGTGCAATCAGCGGCGAATAAATGTGGTATAGTAGGGAATGCAGATATTGAGGCCGATCTCCTTTCAGGTGCTCAAAGCTGTATCCTTGCTAATTTATTTTCACCTGATTATTTTGATTCATTTGCAGGTGTAGATGCTCTTAATATTTATGATTTAAATGGAATAATACCAGGTATTTCAATAGTTGGAATACCAAATGACAAATTTTTGGAAGGAGAAACCCCTGATACTTACAAAATTTTGAGAACATGGACTTTTACAGATGCTTGCGGTAACGATAGTTCTGTTTCCCAGACTATTACGGTAAATTCACCCCCAACCGTAGAGATTATCGGAAACGATAGCTATTGCCACGATGGTAACGGCGTGGTGCTGGATGCCGGGGCGGGCTTTGCCAGCTATCTTTGGTCACCAGGCGGGCAGACCACGCAGACCATTACGGCTCTTGAGGGAAGCTATACGGTAACGGTGACCAACCAAGAAGGTTGTTCAACGACCTCAGAGGTATTTGTGGTTACCCAGAGTGAGCTTTTGACCTGTAGCATTGTCCAAGATGAGCTAACTACAGACCACCTTACCAAGGACGGTGTGGCAACTGTAACGCCTTATGGCGGTATGGCACCATTCACCTATTTATGGGACAATGGTGAGACGACGCAAACGGCGACCATGTTAACCTATGGCATGCACAGTGTAACGGTGACGGACTCCAACGGATGCGAGACCAGTTGCCAGATAGATATAGCCAAGGAGCTCTACTGTTGGATCAACCTGGTCCAGAACGTGAGCGTGCGTGGCGGCAACGATGGCGCTGCCCGTGTAAATGGCAACGGAGGCTTTAGGCCCTTCACCTATTTATGGGACGATGGTTCTACAGCACAATTGAATAGTAAGCTGGGCGCAGGCATCCATTATGTGACCATTACGGATGCCATTGGGGCCACCTCACGGTGTAGCATTACCATCTCGGAACCTACGGGCGGGGATTGCGATTCCTTCTTAAGCTCTGTAGAACAGGACAAGCTTACAACGGACCACCTTACCCAAGACGGTGTGGCAACAGTGTATCCCAAAGGGGGAACGGCACCGTTCACCTATCTATGGGAAAATGGAGAGACCACGCAGACTGCGACGAGGTTGACCTATGGGCTCCGCACCGTTACGGTGACGGATGTGAACGGCTGTGAGACCGTTAACCAGATAGACATCGCCAAGGAACTGTACTGCTGGATCAACCGCAACGGGAACGTTAGCGTACACGGTGGCAATGATGGTTCGGCCACGGTACATGGCAATGGTGGTTATAGACCGTTTACCTTCAGGTGGGACGATGGTACTACCAGTCAGTTGAATACTAACTTAAATGCTGGCACGCACTACGTAACCATCACGGACGCCAAGGGGGCGACCTCCCGATGCAGTATCACCGTTACGGAACCCGGTCAAGAAATATGCGACGGAGTGGACAATGACGGTGATGGTGAGATAGACGAGGGCTTCGATGAAGATGGCGATGGTATTGCAGATTGTTATGATAAATGCCCGAACGGCGATGATACCGTGGACCAGGATGGTGATGGCATACCTGATGCATGTGATGATGAAGTATGTATTAAATCAGAAATGCCTCAGACAGCCTGTTACGAAACCGCTATCTGGAATACAGACAATTGCCGCTGGGATATTATAGGGAAGCAACCTGAAAAGCCCAAAACGGAGTGTTTTGAAACGGCTAGTTGGAACCCGAATACCTGTAGTTGGGATATTACAGGCGAACAGCCGGAAATGCCTCCAGTTTCTTGTTATGAGACGGCAAATTGGAATCCTAACAGTTGTACTTGGGATATTACGGGCGAACGACCTGAAATGCCCAAAACCGAATGTGATGAAACGGCTGTATGGGATTTTAACTCTTGTAGTTGGGTTATTGTGAACGAAAGACCCAAGATGCCCGAAACTGCCTGTTATGAGAATGCTGTTTGGAATGCGGATACCTGTAGCTGGGATATTGAAGGCGAACAGCCCGAACAGCCTCAGACGGCCTGTTACGAAACTGCTACTTGGAACCCAGATACCTGTAGTTGGGATGTTGAAGGTGAGCAGCCTTTAGAACCTCAGACAGAATGTTATGAAACGGCAACATGGAATCCGAACACTTGCACTTGGGATGTTGAAGGTAGTCAACCGGAAGAACCACAGATGGAATGTTACGAGACTGCCACATGGAACTCTGACACTTGTAGCTGGGATATAGAAGGCGAACAACCAGGAATGCCGGAAACCCTGTGCTATGAAACCGCAATATGGAACCAGGATACCTGTGAATGGGACATTGTTCAAGATGATGATAAAAGTTGCGCTGGAGGTTCTATTGATGAATGCGAAACCGCATTTGCCAGGTCCTCGGATGAAAACGTACGAACTTGTTTCTTGGATATACCCAATATCAATGGTAATAGATGGGGGTGGACCAATGAGTTCCCGTCGATAGATGGCGTCTATGAAATGGACCTGTACGCAGCTGCCGGGCAATGCGATATCAGTAAGGGAGCCCTTGTCGGAAGTGTTCAAGTGGTCTATTCCGGTGGTAGCGTAAGCGTTACCGTATCCACATTGGGCGGTTATAAGATGACGGAGGCCCAGCTGTATGTGGGCAGCAACGCAATACCTGCCAAACCGAACAACGGTAATTTAACGGTGGCACCAGGGGATTATCCATATGAGGACAATATCAGCGGAGACTTTGTAACCCATACCTTTTCAGACGTAAGTGCGGGGGATATGGACAGCTTCCACGTAATACTTCACGCCGAGGTATGTCCTGTGGAGGATGTGTCCAAATATCAGGCACCAACCTTGGAACTATCCGGATATCCAATTCCATTTAAGGAGGATTTTACCCTTGTGGTGATTTCCCCTAGGGAAATGAAAAGCGAGTTGTCCCTTTATGATGGAATTGGGAAAAGGGTACAGACTTTTGGAAATTATTATCTGAAGAAAGGAAGAAATGAGATTGGACTGAAAACAAACGAATTGCCTGCTGGAATGTATTATATATATGTTACTACCGGTAGCGGCAATCAAATCTTAAAGGTGCTTCGAAAGCCCTAA
- a CDS encoding MraY family glycosyltransferase translates to MIDFLTNYFYLSLIAGLAAFFLSSSIYLYPVIINVSKLKGLMDDPDHRKMHATKTPNLGGLGIFLAFSLSIIVFGILTDLVPTDLSKLLAIMGSSIILVFLGIKDDLTGMAPKKKLIGQLIAVLNVVVLTDIRILHFGGIFGLNELPYFASVLFSIFVFMLVINAFNLVDGIDGLAGSLSILGSITFGVLFSLKGNFLMTLVATIFVGSVLGFLKYNLSRDKKIFMGDCGSLLTGFLLAYQGIYFLNLNTEIGTTNNYMNSPVILLAILSYPLFDLLRVFSIRIREGRSPFSADSNHIHHRLLRLGMSHKMATFTLVMANSLVIAFAFLTMHLNIHIHLVVSVLFGAAIYLLPFLKVFKIKTKVQSASLNHEVASVYGNNTMDVFKMKDSAKADQNKGFKSALFENDTSLATKTNGNGKEFLKDRTKNFNVIKGKLKYKKDKALDKDGVL, encoded by the coding sequence ATGATAGACTTTTTAACCAATTACTTTTACCTGTCCCTGATTGCTGGTTTGGCAGCCTTCTTTTTGTCTTCCAGCATTTATCTATACCCTGTTATCATAAATGTATCCAAATTAAAGGGTTTGATGGATGATCCCGATCATCGGAAAATGCATGCCACCAAAACCCCAAACTTAGGTGGATTGGGAATATTCTTGGCTTTTTCGTTATCCATTATTGTGTTTGGTATTTTGACAGATTTGGTACCCACGGATTTATCCAAACTGCTCGCCATTATGGGTTCATCGATAATCTTGGTCTTTTTGGGCATTAAGGACGATTTGACCGGTATGGCTCCTAAAAAGAAATTGATTGGCCAGTTGATTGCCGTGTTGAACGTGGTTGTACTTACAGATATTAGAATTTTACATTTTGGGGGAATTTTCGGTTTAAACGAGTTACCTTATTTCGCATCCGTCCTATTTTCCATTTTTGTATTCATGTTGGTCATCAATGCATTTAACCTAGTGGACGGTATAGATGGGCTTGCAGGTTCGCTTTCCATATTGGGAAGCATCACCTTTGGTGTGCTTTTTTCCTTAAAGGGCAATTTTTTGATGACTTTGGTAGCTACAATATTTGTGGGCTCCGTTCTTGGTTTTTTAAAATATAACTTATCCAGGGACAAGAAGATCTTTATGGGGGATTGCGGGTCATTGTTAACGGGCTTTCTTTTGGCTTATCAAGGCATTTATTTTCTAAACTTGAATACAGAAATAGGAACAACAAATAACTATATGAACTCGCCTGTTATTTTGTTGGCCATTCTTTCATATCCATTATTCGATTTATTGCGTGTATTTTCTATTCGGATTCGGGAGGGGAGAAGTCCCTTTAGTGCTGATTCCAATCATATTCATCACCGGCTTTTACGTTTAGGGATGTCTCATAAAATGGCAACTTTTACCTTGGTAATGGCTAATTCCTTGGTCATTGCTTTTGCCTTTTTAACGATGCATTTAAATATCCATATACACTTGGTTGTTTCGGTTTTGTTCGGTGCAGCTATTTATTTACTGCCATTTTTAAAAGTTTTTAAAATCAAAACGAAAGTACAATCTGCTTCCCTTAACCATGAGGTGGCATCCGTATATGGCAACAATACCATGGATGTTTTCAAAATGAAAGATTCGGCCAAAGCCGACCAAAATAAAGGCTTCAAGTCGGCTTTATTTGAGAATGACACTAGTCTAGCTACTAAAACCAATGGAAATGGGAAAGAATTCCTAAAAGACAGAACCAAGAACTTTAATGTTATAAAGGGAAAACTAAAGTATAAGAAGGACAAGGCTTTAGACAAGGACGGTGTCCTGTAA
- a CDS encoding O-antigen translocase produces MEKSIELTKVDNQKGSSYRQIMKATSIFGGVQVFNIIISILRSKIMAVLLGPAGVGILGLLNTTILLISSLTNFGLGISGVKDIATAKDSNDGSRLAKTMAVLNRLIWITGVLGSLITLFGAKWLSEVAFGNSEYTLAFVWLSITVLLKQLASGHFVLLQGLRRLKDLAKANMVGSGIGLLLSIPFYYYLGLEGIVPGLVITALATFLVALYFGNKIKKQSVPLSIRELKWEGKGMMTMGFMLSLSGIMVLGESYALRVFINYSGGVEQVGLYNAGIALITTYVGLLFTAMETDYYPRLASVASNNIKANELINQQTEIALLILAPVLVGLMVFIDWVIIILYSSEFLAVNVMIYWAFLGLFFKVPAWVVGFIFIAKGKGRLFFWNELISNLYLLLFNIIGYYYWGLTGLGISFLVSYVVYLGQVFFIARTKYQFSFQKGFSKIFGLQFVFGLLCLVGIKILDTPWMYILGSVLILLSGYFSFVELDKRLGLKELILGFFGKK; encoded by the coding sequence TTGGAAAAATCCATAGAACTTACCAAAGTAGACAATCAAAAAGGAAGCAGCTATAGACAGATAATGAAAGCGACTTCTATCTTTGGGGGTGTCCAGGTCTTCAATATTATCATTTCCATATTACGGTCCAAGATTATGGCAGTCCTTTTAGGTCCTGCGGGTGTGGGTATACTGGGTTTACTCAATACTACGATTCTATTGATCAGTTCATTGACGAATTTTGGTTTAGGAATAAGCGGCGTAAAGGACATAGCCACGGCAAAGGATTCCAATGATGGTTCTCGCTTGGCAAAAACAATGGCGGTACTTAACCGACTAATTTGGATTACAGGTGTTTTAGGTTCATTGATTACCTTGTTTGGGGCAAAGTGGCTTAGCGAGGTGGCTTTTGGAAATTCTGAATATACCCTTGCCTTTGTTTGGCTATCAATTACGGTCCTACTAAAGCAATTGGCCAGTGGGCATTTTGTATTGCTTCAAGGGCTGAGAAGACTCAAGGATTTGGCAAAGGCCAATATGGTAGGTTCCGGCATAGGGCTTTTATTGTCCATACCTTTTTATTACTACTTGGGATTGGAGGGTATAGTTCCTGGATTGGTCATTACGGCTTTGGCAACTTTCCTTGTAGCCCTTTATTTTGGGAATAAGATTAAAAAACAATCCGTACCTCTAAGTATCAGGGAATTGAAATGGGAAGGAAAAGGTATGATGACCATGGGTTTCATGCTCAGTCTCAGTGGTATAATGGTTTTGGGGGAATCATATGCTTTAAGGGTTTTTATTAATTATTCAGGAGGGGTAGAGCAGGTGGGGCTTTATAATGCGGGAATTGCCTTGATTACCACCTATGTTGGTTTGCTTTTTACGGCGATGGAGACCGACTACTATCCTAGGCTAGCTTCAGTTGCATCAAATAATATCAAAGCGAATGAGCTTATAAACCAACAGACCGAAATAGCATTGTTAATATTGGCACCCGTTTTGGTTGGATTAATGGTCTTTATTGATTGGGTCATTATTATCCTGTATTCCTCAGAATTCTTGGCAGTCAACGTTATGATTTACTGGGCATTTTTGGGTCTCTTTTTCAAAGTTCCTGCGTGGGTGGTTGGGTTTATATTTATAGCTAAAGGTAAGGGTAGACTTTTCTTTTGGAACGAGCTTATTTCAAATTTATACCTGTTGCTATTTAATATCATTGGCTACTACTATTGGGGCCTAACTGGTTTAGGTATTTCTTTTCTGGTATCCTATGTCGTATATCTGGGGCAGGTCTTTTTTATAGCTAGGACCAAATATCAGTTTTCCTTCCAAAAGGGGTTCTCCAAGATTTTTGGTTTGCAATTCGTCTTTGGTCTATTGTGTTTGGTCGGGATAAAGATCCTTGATACTCCATGGATGTATATCTTAGGCAGTGTTCTAATCCTTTTGTCCGGTTATTTTTCATTTGTAGAATTGGATAAACGATTGGGTTTGAAGGAACTCATATTGGGTTTTTTTGGTAAGAAGTAA
- a CDS encoding O-antigen ligase family protein, protein MNNFKKLAIFGVLFILIYLGPVPVGPTTFSQFWKIPLFLFLIWQVLIIRNRRKPNFIKWSYARAGKNLVTANFSVSYFASIIDFVRYMMFPLMFEYALIKIKDLRNLDKILLGFAQFVVLSGIPFILGILETKAKDTVDYESFGTFSGMFQNSHGAAITTTTAVLILIAFLKAKSSIIKYTKLNYAITIFGIYLIYLTFVRTGYAMLAIGLLFLFLPKKFSIKQIATATLTIAILAIGFFYLLETNETFYNRIFDIRNGKQTAAGSGRLIFWQTAVELWYSGNLFEMLFGFGFDALVDKIKEATGIRVYAHNEIFTQLGQNGILGIVFFLGYLVSLFKFIWKRKNRPSYRLALSVYFLYLSLMLTQGGMWFELDVFMVLVYVKLEFEDMMFKKVNVLRKKRNIEEALTLADAR, encoded by the coding sequence ATGAACAATTTTAAAAAGCTGGCAATCTTTGGGGTTTTGTTCATACTTATCTATTTGGGCCCTGTCCCCGTAGGTCCAACCACTTTTTCCCAATTTTGGAAGATTCCCCTTTTTCTCTTTTTGATATGGCAGGTATTGATCATTCGCAATCGAAGGAAGCCTAATTTTATAAAATGGTCCTATGCCCGGGCTGGAAAAAACCTGGTGACGGCAAATTTCTCCGTTAGCTATTTTGCGAGCATTATCGATTTTGTGCGCTACATGATGTTTCCACTCATGTTCGAATATGCGCTCATCAAAATCAAGGATTTGAGAAATTTGGACAAAATACTTTTAGGTTTTGCCCAGTTTGTGGTTTTATCGGGCATTCCCTTTATTCTGGGTATTTTAGAAACCAAGGCAAAGGATACGGTAGACTATGAAAGCTTCGGGACCTTTTCAGGAATGTTTCAAAATTCACATGGGGCTGCCATTACCACCACTACCGCGGTTTTGATATTGATCGCTTTTTTGAAGGCAAAATCCAGCATCATTAAGTATACAAAACTGAACTACGCCATAACCATATTCGGCATCTATCTTATTTATTTGACTTTTGTAAGAACAGGATACGCCATGCTGGCCATTGGTCTTCTGTTCCTGTTTTTGCCCAAGAAATTTTCCATCAAACAGATTGCAACTGCCACGTTAACAATTGCCATACTGGCCATTGGGTTTTTCTATCTTTTGGAAACCAACGAGACTTTTTACAACCGTATTTTTGATATCCGGAACGGTAAACAGACCGCTGCAGGGTCTGGCCGACTCATTTTTTGGCAAACTGCAGTAGAATTATGGTACAGCGGTAACCTTTTTGAAATGCTCTTTGGTTTTGGTTTCGACGCCTTGGTTGACAAGATAAAGGAAGCTACTGGCATCAGGGTATATGCCCATAACGAGATATTCACCCAATTAGGTCAGAATGGGATTCTGGGTATCGTCTTTTTTCTTGGATATCTTGTTTCCCTCTTTAAATTTATTTGGAAAAGAAAAAATAGACCCTCATATCGGTTGGCGCTGTCCGTATATTTTTTGTATTTATCCTTGATGCTGACTCAAGGGGGAATGTGGTTTGAGCTCGATGTCTTCATGGTACTGGTTTATGTAAAATTGGAGTTTGAGGACATGATGTTCAAAAAAGTGAATGTCCTTAGGAAAAAAAGAAACATTGAAGAAGCACTTACCTTGGCCGATGCCCGTTGA
- a CDS encoding glycosyltransferase family 4 protein encodes MAKILVTLPHLSSPGGVSSFWNALLPEFGGRKEFEIIPLEIGGHGKNPFGPLVDQWKLLKSVNKVDLCVLNPSLGARSFFRDGLFAKQLALRKRKFAIFFHGWDEDFEQMVTKRYIPLFKGTFAKAEQIFVLSKDFESKLREWGYTGVVTVATTTIEGSLIQDFSISEKMNNLRSTDKMRLLFMSRLVREKGIYETIDAFRKLKKSVPNLELLIAGDGKEMDRVVNETQNDADIEILGHLTGSRKREVFINSHVYCLPSYTEGLPTSILEAMAFGMPVITTPVGGLKYFFKDKEMGYFVDLKEEEDMAARLKDLILDREKMVHMGNYNHDFALSNLTANKVAERLANSFASMIARS; translated from the coding sequence ATGGCAAAAATCCTTGTAACGTTACCGCATTTAAGTTCCCCGGGAGGAGTCAGTTCCTTTTGGAATGCCCTTTTGCCCGAGTTTGGAGGAAGAAAGGAATTTGAAATAATTCCCTTGGAAATAGGAGGGCACGGCAAAAACCCGTTTGGTCCGCTAGTGGATCAATGGAAGCTTTTGAAATCGGTTAATAAGGTTGATTTGTGCGTACTAAACCCTTCCTTAGGCGCACGCAGTTTTTTTAGGGATGGATTGTTCGCAAAACAGTTGGCCTTAAGGAAAAGGAAGTTTGCCATCTTTTTTCATGGATGGGATGAGGATTTTGAACAAATGGTAACGAAGCGTTATATCCCATTATTTAAGGGAACCTTTGCAAAGGCCGAACAGATTTTTGTGCTTTCAAAGGACTTTGAATCCAAACTCCGGGAATGGGGTTATACAGGTGTGGTCACTGTTGCCACCACAACCATTGAAGGTAGTCTCATCCAAGATTTTTCTATTTCGGAAAAAATGAACAATTTAAGAAGTACGGATAAAATGAGACTGCTTTTTATGTCGAGACTGGTAAGGGAGAAAGGTATTTACGAAACTATAGATGCTTTTAGAAAACTAAAAAAGTCGGTCCCAAATTTGGAACTTCTGATTGCAGGTGACGGTAAAGAAATGGATAGGGTGGTCAATGAAACCCAGAACGATGCTGATATTGAAATTCTAGGACATCTAACGGGAAGTAGAAAAAGGGAAGTATTCATAAATTCACATGTGTATTGTTTGCCTAGCTATACGGAAGGTCTCCCTACATCCATATTGGAAGCCATGGCTTTTGGAATGCCCGTTATTACGACACCCGTGGGCGGGTTAAAATATTTTTTCAAGGATAAGGAGATGGGATATTTTGTAGATCTGAAAGAAGAGGAAGATATGGCCGCTCGGTTAAAGGATTTGATTTTGGATAGGGAAAAGATGGTCCATATGGGCAATTATAATCACGACTTTGCCCTAAGTAACTTAACGGCTAACAAAGTTGCGGAGCGTTTGGCAAATTCCTTTGCCAGTATGATAGCGCGTTCTTAA